The Flavobacterium faecale genome has a segment encoding these proteins:
- a CDS encoding IS1182 family transposase: protein MLVQQQTIQFSEYSSLYDLIVPKENLLRKINDLIDFSFIYDELLNKYCPNNGRMAESPVRMFKYLLLKTIYTVSDIDVVERSQYDMSFKYFLDMNPEDDVINPSSLTKFRKLRLKDTDLLNLLINKTVTIAIEKGIIRSKSIIVDATHTLSRSNPFLAIDVLRERSKLLRKTVYSFEQEFKEHMPEKNTDNDLEKELAYCKELEKRIENEPSISSIPAVKEKLNLLKETVEDTQENFTLSKDADAKTGHKSADSSFFGYKTHLAMTEERIITAAVVTSGEKGDGPELPRLLAISQKNGIDVDTIIGDGAYTGKENLKLTREQNIKVVARLNVTIAQGARKDEDKFDYNKDADRFVCTAGHMAIRKARQGKKNVGTNQIQTYYFDVEKCKTCSLKEGCYKEGSKTKTYSVSIKSDLHQEQISFQETDYYKEKAKHRYKIEAKNSELKNVHGYDRAISYGITNMQMQGAIAIFAVNLKRILKLM from the coding sequence ATGTTAGTACAACAACAAACAATACAATTCAGCGAGTATTCTTCGTTGTATGATTTAATAGTTCCAAAAGAAAATCTATTAAGAAAAATTAATGATTTGATTGATTTTTCATTCATTTACGATGAGTTGTTAAATAAGTACTGTCCCAATAATGGGCGAATGGCAGAAAGTCCCGTTCGTATGTTTAAGTATTTACTACTTAAAACAATCTATACTGTTTCCGATATTGATGTCGTGGAGCGTTCTCAATACGATATGTCCTTCAAATATTTTTTGGATATGAATCCAGAAGACGATGTTATCAATCCGAGTTCGTTAACAAAATTTAGAAAACTACGTCTAAAGGATACCGACCTATTAAATCTGTTGATAAACAAAACAGTCACCATTGCTATCGAAAAAGGTATTATTCGTTCGAAGTCTATCATCGTTGATGCCACACATACTTTATCAAGATCCAATCCATTTTTAGCCATCGATGTATTGAGAGAACGTTCCAAGCTACTGCGAAAAACAGTATACAGCTTTGAGCAGGAATTCAAAGAACATATGCCTGAAAAAAATACAGACAATGACTTAGAGAAGGAACTTGCTTATTGTAAAGAGTTGGAAAAACGCATTGAAAATGAGCCGTCAATAAGTTCGATTCCAGCTGTGAAAGAGAAATTAAATCTACTCAAAGAAACTGTAGAAGACACTCAAGAAAATTTTACCTTATCAAAAGATGCAGATGCTAAAACGGGTCATAAATCTGCTGATAGTTCTTTCTTTGGATATAAGACTCACTTAGCTATGACCGAGGAGCGCATCATTACAGCGGCTGTAGTCACATCAGGTGAAAAAGGGGATGGACCAGAATTACCTAGACTTTTAGCGATTAGTCAAAAAAACGGAATTGATGTTGATACTATTATTGGGGATGGAGCTTATACAGGAAAAGAAAATCTCAAACTCACAAGGGAGCAAAATATTAAAGTGGTAGCCAGACTAAATGTTACAATAGCACAAGGAGCTAGAAAAGACGAAGATAAATTTGACTATAATAAAGATGCCGATAGATTTGTTTGCACTGCTGGTCATATGGCCATACGAAAGGCTCGCCAAGGTAAAAAAAATGTTGGAACCAATCAAATACAAACCTACTATTTTGATGTGGAAAAATGTAAGACCTGCTCTTTAAAAGAGGGTTGTTATAAAGAAGGATCCAAGACAAAAACATATTCGGTGTCGATAAAATCGGACTTACACCAAGAACAAATCAGCTTTCAAGAAACTGACTATTACAAAGAAAAAGCAAAACATCGATATAAAATAGAAGCGAAAAATAGTGAGTTGAAAAATGTACATGGTTATGATAGAGCAATATCATATGGCATTACCAATATGCAAATGCAAGGTGCAATAGCAATTTTCGCAGTCAACTTAAAAAGAATACTCAAATTAATGTAG
- a CDS encoding T9SS type A sorting domain-containing protein: MKTQLLKKLLMLVALFAATSMSAQVFTFNSGLEGWADGFSGASNGMPVHAPTGGEAGTGALKLTRLSNNANFGYNTGLNPGIDGITKKFIKIRYRNETLGTQFRVQGSSTAGTIANTVFPIAAGTGSVGSGVWTTSYLDMTGVANWSADVNNLDILVRVGWVSGEAGSIYVDSIEFLNSIPPATVTGILKNPSFEDYDGTVSPWNPSSSTYAATVISSDDSHGTGSYSLKSTYSAPDAGVTNFVFNDYVHSIGSSTTDDVVATMWVKVVRPGTPGTSPLITVQGQARTGTTDVGTSLVTLGQNKTTTKTDGSWEQITYAFTPAAAYTHAQFRYGISGADLMAGDIVYVDDIAANHTPSLSVKGNTLEGVAVYPNPATGVVNVNSVNGGLISVYNTLGAQVLTEKATSVSHQLNVSGLSSGVYLLEFTSEGKSAISKLVIK, encoded by the coding sequence ATGAAAACACAATTACTTAAAAAATTATTGATGTTGGTTGCATTATTTGCTGCCACAAGTATGTCGGCACAGGTTTTTACATTTAACTCAGGCCTTGAAGGATGGGCAGATGGATTTTCGGGTGCATCAAATGGTATGCCTGTACATGCTCCAACAGGTGGCGAAGCAGGTACTGGTGCATTAAAACTTACAAGGTTAAGCAATAATGCAAACTTTGGATATAATACAGGACTAAATCCTGGTATTGACGGAATTACAAAGAAATTTATTAAAATAAGATACAGAAACGAAACATTAGGAACACAGTTTAGAGTACAAGGCTCTAGTACTGCAGGGACTATAGCAAATACAGTATTTCCAATTGCCGCAGGTACTGGCTCAGTAGGCTCAGGAGTTTGGACAACTTCTTATTTAGATATGACAGGTGTCGCAAATTGGTCTGCTGATGTTAATAATCTAGATATTCTCGTAAGAGTTGGTTGGGTTTCTGGTGAAGCGGGATCAATATATGTCGATTCTATCGAGTTCTTAAACTCTATTCCTCCAGCTACTGTAACTGGAATACTTAAGAACCCAAGTTTTGAAGATTATGATGGTACTGTAAGTCCATGGAATCCAAGTAGTTCAACTTATGCAGCAACAGTTATTAGCTCTGATGATAGTCACGGTACAGGATCATATAGTTTAAAAAGTACTTATTCAGCACCAGACGCAGGCGTAACCAATTTTGTCTTTAATGATTATGTTCATAGTATTGGTTCCTCTACTACTGATGATGTAGTAGCTACTATGTGGGTAAAAGTAGTACGACCAGGAACTCCGGGAACTTCTCCATTGATTACAGTTCAAGGTCAAGCAAGAACTGGGACAACAGATGTAGGAACTTCATTAGTTACATTAGGTCAAAATAAAACAACTACAAAGACTGATGGTTCATGGGAGCAAATTACATATGCTTTTACACCTGCTGCAGCCTACACTCATGCTCAGTTTAGATACGGAATTAGTGGTGCTGACTTAATGGCTGGTGATATTGTTTATGTTGATGATATAGCTGCAAATCATACTCCATCATTATCAGTAAAAGGTAATACATTAGAAGGGGTAGCTGTTTATCCTAATCCAGCTACTGGAGTTGTAAATGTAAACTCAGTAAATGGTGGTTTAATTTCAGTGTACAATACATTGGGTGCACAGGTATTAACTGAAAAAGCTACATCTGTAAGTCATCAATTAAATGTTTCAGGATTAAGCTCAGGAGTTTATCTTTTAGAATTCACTTCAGAAGGAAAATCAGCGATTTCTAAATTAGTTATTAAATAA
- a CDS encoding SusC/RagA family TonB-linked outer membrane protein — translation MKQSKHFRSASALSSRLKMTCKLTALFCMGTVGSRAATDHFEKEFNFIQTEVSNPSLKQITIKGTVKDEDGMPIPGVNVNVKGTTIGTTTDIDGNYTLAAPDTAKVLVFSYLGLKTTEVAINGKTVLNTVMKNDAATLEEVVVVGYGTVRKSDVTGSLSSVSTEEMNKTQNTSIAQAIQGRAAGVTVAKGSGGPGATPTVRIRGVGTVNNADPLYVVDGVPISDISSVNMADAKSVEVLKDASATAIYGSRGANGVVLITTNGGKKGKTVVSYKTYTSFDKRIDNLDVLNSEQWATLYNEANANDGKAADPNLANPSSLPNYDWKDAAYRGGSIQSHQVSASGGTEKSTFYVGFGYINQKGIINESSYKRTNFRVNNTYQISPKIKLGNNIQYAVSNTQSIPSYGGNSNAKAAFSGFFIDPVTPFYNADGSYSLPKYAAQPINPLGLTKFGVTPEKKENFLGSVFVEADIIKDLTFRSNFGLQINNTSVDNYKPAYYVSPLFSSPVSTYDLSRSENRSIILSNTLNYNKTIAKKHYITGLLGQEIQNANTNNVNASRNSIPTSVGQPTINAGDVASSTNGGSISQSKLLSFFGRFNYNFDDRYLLTGTYRMDGSSRFGANNRWAKFPSLAGAWNVHKENFFKVDAISQFKVRAGWGETGNQNIPNAAIYNTLNVGTNSIAGKDETTALGVAPLTPGNANLKWETTITTNVGVDMGFLNNSITLTADYFIKNTSDMLMATPILYSSGYANSPYTNAGNIQNKGLELTLNYKKTIKDFSFNVGGNISFIRNKVTALASEGSIIQTGFGNNFYNISRTEVGHPLASFYGYQMVGIFQNQKDITDNPSLLNTQPGDVKYKDIDGDGQITDNDRTYIGSPFPKFTYGLNLDLAYKQFDFTAFFQGSQGNKIFNTTDYWLEGDYASNSSTSVLGRWTGEGTSNTVPRATFTNAGNNNLQSSRFVKDGSYLRLKNVQLGYTFTKSVLNAISLQNLRIYVAAQNLLTFTKYDGVDPELGVDSSQDSPLDIGIDRGRYPSVRSFSLGLDINF, via the coding sequence ATGAAACAGAGTAAACATTTTAGAAGCGCTTCTGCTCTTTCTTCTAGATTGAAAATGACGTGTAAGCTAACGGCCCTATTTTGCATGGGTACTGTAGGGTCTCGAGCAGCTACAGATCATTTCGAAAAGGAATTTAACTTTATTCAAACCGAAGTTTCGAATCCTAGTCTAAAGCAAATTACTATAAAAGGTACAGTTAAAGATGAAGACGGAATGCCAATTCCGGGTGTGAATGTGAATGTAAAAGGAACTACTATTGGCACCACTACTGATATTGACGGAAATTATACGCTTGCTGCCCCTGATACGGCTAAGGTTTTAGTTTTCTCTTATTTGGGTTTAAAGACCACTGAAGTGGCAATTAACGGAAAAACAGTTTTGAATACTGTGATGAAGAACGATGCTGCAACATTGGAGGAAGTTGTTGTGGTAGGTTACGGAACGGTTAGAAAATCAGATGTTACAGGCTCTTTGTCTTCTGTGAGCACAGAGGAGATGAACAAAACGCAAAATACATCTATCGCTCAAGCGATTCAAGGTAGAGCAGCTGGGGTTACAGTCGCCAAAGGTTCTGGTGGTCCTGGTGCTACACCAACAGTGCGTATCAGGGGAGTGGGTACGGTGAATAATGCCGATCCATTGTATGTGGTTGATGGTGTACCTATAAGCGATATTTCAAGTGTAAATATGGCCGATGCAAAATCGGTTGAGGTTTTAAAGGATGCTTCTGCAACAGCGATTTATGGATCTAGAGGAGCCAATGGAGTTGTCTTAATAACGACCAATGGTGGTAAAAAAGGAAAAACAGTAGTTAGTTATAAAACGTATACTAGTTTTGACAAACGTATCGATAACCTGGATGTATTAAATTCTGAGCAATGGGCTACATTGTATAATGAAGCAAATGCAAACGATGGAAAAGCTGCTGATCCCAATTTGGCAAATCCTTCATCATTGCCAAATTACGACTGGAAAGATGCCGCTTATAGAGGTGGTAGTATTCAAAGCCATCAAGTATCAGCCTCAGGAGGTACCGAAAAATCTACGTTTTATGTTGGTTTTGGTTACATCAATCAAAAAGGTATTATTAACGAGTCGAGCTACAAGAGAACCAATTTTAGGGTGAACAATACCTATCAAATTTCTCCTAAGATTAAGTTAGGTAACAACATTCAATATGCTGTTTCAAATACACAATCGATTCCATCTTACGGGGGAAACTCAAATGCAAAGGCGGCCTTTAGTGGTTTTTTTATTGATCCCGTAACACCATTTTATAATGCAGACGGTAGTTACTCTCTTCCTAAATATGCGGCACAACCAATCAATCCTCTTGGATTAACCAAATTTGGGGTAACACCAGAGAAAAAAGAAAATTTCTTAGGAAGTGTTTTCGTAGAAGCAGATATTATAAAAGACCTTACTTTTAGATCTAATTTTGGTTTACAGATTAACAATACTTCGGTTGATAATTACAAACCGGCTTACTATGTTTCGCCACTTTTCAGTTCACCTGTGAGTACTTATGATTTGAGCCGTTCAGAAAATCGTTCTATTATATTATCGAATACTTTAAATTATAATAAAACAATTGCTAAAAAGCATTATATCACCGGATTATTGGGGCAAGAGATTCAAAATGCAAATACAAACAATGTAAATGCTAGCCGAAATTCAATTCCAACAAGTGTAGGTCAACCCACCATTAATGCAGGGGATGTTGCTTCTTCTACCAATGGAGGATCTATATCACAGTCGAAGTTATTATCTTTCTTCGGAAGATTTAATTACAATTTTGACGACAGATACTTGCTAACAGGTACCTATAGAATGGATGGCTCATCTCGTTTTGGTGCAAATAATAGATGGGCAAAGTTTCCTTCCTTGGCAGGTGCTTGGAATGTACACAAAGAAAACTTTTTTAAAGTAGACGCTATCAGTCAATTTAAAGTACGTGCAGGATGGGGAGAGACAGGGAATCAAAACATCCCTAATGCAGCAATTTATAACACATTAAATGTTGGGACAAATTCCATCGCTGGAAAAGATGAAACTACTGCTCTTGGAGTGGCGCCTTTAACACCAGGTAATGCAAACTTGAAATGGGAGACTACCATTACTACAAACGTTGGTGTTGATATGGGATTTTTGAACAATTCAATTACACTTACAGCCGATTATTTTATCAAGAATACTTCAGATATGTTGATGGCGACTCCAATTTTATATTCATCAGGATATGCTAATAGCCCGTATACAAATGCTGGTAATATCCAGAACAAAGGACTTGAGTTAACACTTAATTATAAAAAAACGATTAAAGATTTCTCCTTTAACGTAGGGGGGAACATCTCATTTATCCGTAATAAAGTAACTGCTTTAGCCTCTGAGGGAAGTATTATTCAAACTGGATTTGGAAATAATTTTTATAATATTTCAAGAACAGAAGTAGGACATCCATTGGCTTCTTTTTACGGATATCAAATGGTTGGTATTTTTCAAAACCAAAAAGATATTACCGATAACCCTTCCTTATTAAACACACAGCCTGGTGATGTGAAGTATAAAGATATCGATGGCGACGGACAAATAACTGATAACGATCGTACGTATATTGGATCTCCATTTCCAAAATTCACATATGGACTTAATTTAGATTTAGCCTACAAGCAATTTGATTTTACGGCTTTCTTTCAAGGTTCTCAAGGGAACAAAATATTTAATACTACAGATTATTGGTTAGAAGGGGATTATGCCTCCAATTCGAGTACATCAGTATTAGGTAGATGGACAGGTGAGGGAACATCAAACACAGTGCCTAGAGCTACTTTTACTAATGCAGGTAATAATAATTTACAATCTAGTCGTTTTGTCAAAGATGGATCTTATTTGAGATTGAAGAATGTACAACTAGGATACACTTTTACAAAAAGTGTTCTTAACGCAATTTCGTTACAAAACCTACGCATATATGTTGCTGCCCAAAACCTCTTGACCTTTACAAAGTATGATGGAGTTGACCCTGAGTTGGGAGTAGATAGTTCTCAAGATAGTCCTTTGGATATTGGAATAGACAGAGGAAGATACCCATCTGTGAGATCATTTTCTTTAGGTTTAGATATTAATTTTTAA
- a CDS encoding RagB/SusD family nutrient uptake outer membrane protein translates to MYTYNIIKKSITFSALALAGLTVSCSKDYLEIESFGTPVVENFYKTPADAEQALNAAYSPMREIYGKENFWAVMGTDIIQGDIGTDDFIKGGNRLNDNLPLFEKESYALSTTNVAIEQTWETNYKGILYANLILNKVSDITFTDANRKKAILAEAHFLRAYYYFDLVNSFGGVPLIDKLQAPDAYNIPRATEAATYTFIENDLKAAIADLPSRFTYATTYYGHADLGAALGLMMRVSLYQNKMDQVKTYGDQLFAIPYVLQNYATIFQQEGEWSPESIYEINFATNASILGTGITQRISPRSKKGGGFMQATDDLLNEFEANDPRKAATFYKMNEPTAYGTGWYIRKYSWAPYSNYLSPTIGGTNNSANNIRVLRLSDAYLMYAEAIYKTDAPTAVGYINKVRKRARGTAAATVVPDLPLTLNGNPLRDAIYHERRVELAGEGYRYHDLIRTGRIQSVLVPRGFIVGKHEVMPIPYSQVTLSKGVLLQNNY, encoded by the coding sequence ATGTATACATATAACATAATTAAAAAAAGCATAACATTTTCGGCTCTTGCATTGGCAGGATTGACGGTCTCGTGTAGCAAAGACTATTTAGAAATCGAATCATTTGGAACGCCAGTAGTAGAAAATTTTTATAAAACGCCAGCAGATGCTGAACAAGCTTTGAACGCAGCTTATTCTCCAATGAGAGAGATTTATGGTAAAGAAAACTTTTGGGCGGTTATGGGTACAGATATCATTCAAGGTGATATTGGTACGGATGATTTTATTAAAGGAGGAAATAGGTTGAATGATAATTTACCATTATTCGAAAAAGAAAGTTATGCCCTTTCCACTACCAATGTAGCAATAGAGCAAACTTGGGAAACCAATTACAAAGGTATTTTGTACGCAAACTTGATTTTGAATAAAGTATCTGATATTACTTTTACTGATGCCAACCGTAAAAAAGCAATTTTAGCCGAAGCTCATTTTTTAAGAGCCTATTACTATTTTGATTTGGTTAACTCTTTTGGAGGTGTACCGTTGATTGATAAACTACAAGCACCAGATGCGTACAATATTCCTCGTGCAACCGAAGCGGCTACCTATACATTTATCGAAAATGACTTGAAGGCAGCTATTGCCGATTTGCCTTCTCGTTTTACGTATGCAACTACCTACTACGGTCATGCAGATCTTGGAGCGGCACTAGGATTGATGATGCGTGTTTCATTGTACCAAAACAAAATGGATCAGGTGAAAACCTACGGAGATCAGTTATTTGCGATTCCTTATGTATTACAAAATTATGCTACCATCTTTCAACAAGAAGGCGAGTGGAGTCCTGAGTCGATTTATGAAATTAACTTTGCAACCAATGCAAGTATATTGGGTACAGGTATTACACAACGTATTTCGCCTCGATCAAAAAAAGGGGGTGGTTTTATGCAAGCTACAGATGATCTTTTGAACGAATTTGAAGCGAATGATCCTAGAAAAGCGGCCACTTTTTATAAAATGAATGAGCCAACTGCTTATGGAACCGGCTGGTATATTCGAAAATATTCATGGGCACCATACAGCAATTATTTAAGCCCAACGATTGGTGGAACAAATAACAGTGCCAATAACATCCGAGTATTACGTTTATCTGATGCGTATTTAATGTATGCCGAAGCGATTTATAAAACCGATGCTCCAACAGCTGTAGGATACATAAACAAAGTGAGAAAACGTGCAAGAGGTACTGCAGCAGCTACTGTTGTTCCGGATCTACCACTTACCTTAAACGGAAATCCGTTGCGCGATGCCATTTATCATGAGCGAAGAGTAGAATTGGCAGGTGAAGGCTATCGTTATCACGATTTAATTCGTACCGGAAGGATTCAGTCTGTTCTTGTACCACGTGGTTTTATTGTTGGTAAACATGAAGTAATGCCTATACCGTACTCACAGGTCACTTTGTCAAAAGGTGTTTTACTTCAAAATAATTATTAA
- a CDS encoding SusC/RagA family TonB-linked outer membrane protein, with protein sequence MKQTTRLRTTTFLCNQMKFTWKLTAIFCMGTVVAKSATNYSENDKAYNKIEVATKLVQQTQIKGTVKDSDGMPIPGVNVNVKGTTGGTTTDIDGNYILSVPETAKILVFSYLGMQTTELAINGKKVINVSLKSDAAALDEVVVIGYGTVRKSDVTGSLSSVSTEDMNKTQNVSIAQAIQGRAAGVTVSKGSGTPGSTPTVRIRGTGTVNNADPLYVVDGVPINDISSINMADAKSVEVLKDASATAIYGSRGANGVVLITTNGGSKNKTTISYKTYTGFQERIDNLDVLNANQWATLYNEGKANDGKPLDPNLLNPQNLPSYNWKDQVYQTGVMQSHQLSASGGSDKSTYYVSFGYINQKGIVEESSYKRTNFRVNNTYQLTSKVKFGHNIQYSTAKTISVPEYGQNPWFRSAFVGYLVDPVSPIFNADGTYGVPGYSSATNPAGSVKYGKTPQIKESFLGNVFVEADLLKGLTFKSNFGLQINNTKVDNFVPIFNVGPTYNAVTSTYTLNRSESRVMILSNTLNYNKTFAKKHFFTALLGQEIQDLSGNNVNTQRNGIPESVANPTLGAGDISSSKNDGDISESKLLSFFGRLNYNYNDRYLLTGTYRIDGSSRFGANNRWAKFPSVAAAWNIHKENFFHVDQISQLKFRLGWGETGNQNIPNSATYNTLNIGTNYMFGNDEATSTGVAPLIPGNADLKWETTITKNLGLDVGLLNNSITLTADYFIKNTSDMLLAAPVLLTGGYQNSPYTNAGNIENKGLEFTANYRKVIKDFSFNVGGNISFIKNKVTALAGQGSIIQSGPAQGFSNIGRTQVGQPIASFYGYEMLGIFQNQKEIDESATFANTKPGDVKYNDINKDGVIDDKDRTFIGSPFPKFTYGFNIDLNYKQFDFSAFFQGSQGNKIFNASLYYLESDLGTNLSSNMLNRWTGEGTSNSVPRATFDNNGINTQQSSRFVKDGSYLRLKNIQLGYTFPKSIVEKIALDQLRLYVAAQNLLTFTKYNGLDPEMGVDSALSSPLDMGIDRGRYPSTRTISLGLDINF encoded by the coding sequence ATGAAACAAACTACTCGTTTAAGAACCACTACATTTCTTTGTAATCAAATGAAATTTACTTGGAAATTGACCGCTATTTTTTGCATGGGTACAGTTGTTGCCAAAAGTGCAACAAACTATTCAGAGAATGATAAAGCATACAATAAGATAGAGGTTGCTACAAAGTTAGTACAGCAAACCCAAATTAAAGGAACTGTCAAAGACTCAGACGGAATGCCCATTCCAGGCGTAAACGTAAATGTAAAAGGAACAACTGGTGGTACCACTACTGATATTGACGGAAATTATATACTTTCTGTTCCAGAAACAGCAAAGATTTTAGTTTTTTCTTATTTAGGCATGCAAACGACCGAGCTAGCTATTAACGGTAAAAAAGTAATCAATGTATCCTTAAAAAGTGATGCTGCTGCCTTGGATGAGGTAGTCGTAATTGGTTACGGAACCGTAAGAAAATCAGATGTAACAGGCTCACTATCATCTGTAAGTACAGAGGATATGAATAAAACACAAAATGTATCCATCGCACAGGCCATTCAGGGTAGAGCGGCAGGTGTAACTGTATCCAAAGGTTCGGGTACACCTGGATCTACACCTACGGTACGTATACGAGGAACGGGTACAGTAAATAATGCCGATCCTTTATATGTAGTTGACGGTGTGCCTATTAATGATATTTCGAGTATAAATATGGCCGATGCCAAATCTGTAGAAGTCTTAAAAGATGCTTCGGCTACGGCAATTTATGGATCTAGAGGAGCAAATGGTGTAGTATTGATTACTACAAACGGTGGTTCCAAAAATAAAACTACTATATCGTATAAAACATATACAGGTTTTCAGGAACGCATCGATAACTTAGATGTTTTGAATGCTAATCAATGGGCTACTTTGTATAACGAAGGGAAAGCCAATGATGGAAAACCATTGGATCCTAACTTATTGAATCCTCAAAACTTGCCATCTTACAATTGGAAAGATCAAGTGTATCAAACGGGAGTGATGCAGAGTCATCAATTATCTGCATCTGGCGGAAGTGATAAATCAACATATTACGTGTCTTTTGGATACATTAATCAAAAAGGTATCGTTGAGGAATCATCCTATAAAAGAACAAATTTCAGGGTTAATAATACCTACCAATTGACTTCAAAAGTAAAATTTGGTCATAATATCCAGTACTCAACTGCCAAAACAATCTCAGTACCAGAATATGGACAAAATCCTTGGTTCAGGTCTGCATTTGTGGGGTATTTGGTTGATCCTGTTTCTCCTATTTTCAATGCCGATGGTACCTATGGAGTACCAGGATATTCCTCAGCTACTAATCCTGCAGGATCTGTGAAATATGGTAAAACACCTCAAATTAAAGAAAGCTTTTTGGGTAATGTATTTGTCGAAGCTGACCTTCTGAAAGGGTTGACTTTTAAATCTAATTTTGGGTTACAAATAAACAATACCAAAGTAGATAATTTTGTACCCATATTCAACGTAGGACCAACATATAATGCTGTAACGAGTACGTACACGTTAAACCGTTCTGAAAGTAGGGTAATGATTTTATCGAATACCTTAAATTACAACAAAACTTTTGCCAAAAAGCATTTTTTTACTGCTTTGCTGGGACAAGAAATACAAGATTTAAGTGGGAATAACGTAAACACACAACGTAACGGAATTCCAGAAAGTGTTGCAAATCCTACTCTTGGAGCAGGTGATATTTCAAGTTCTAAGAATGACGGTGATATTTCAGAATCAAAACTTTTATCTTTCTTCGGACGTTTAAATTACAATTATAATGATCGTTACTTGCTTACAGGTACGTATAGAATTGATGGCTCGTCTCGTTTTGGTGCAAATAATCGTTGGGCAAAATTCCCGTCAGTTGCTGCGGCTTGGAACATTCACAAAGAGAATTTCTTTCATGTTGATCAAATTAGTCAATTGAAATTTCGTCTAGGTTGGGGTGAAACCGGAAATCAAAATATTCCAAACTCGGCAACCTACAACACATTGAATATTGGTACAAATTATATGTTTGGGAACGATGAAGCAACATCTACAGGTGTGGCTCCATTGATTCCAGGAAATGCTGACTTGAAGTGGGAAACTACAATCACCAAAAACCTTGGTTTGGATGTTGGTTTATTAAATAATTCAATTACGCTTACTGCTGATTATTTTATCAAAAACACATCAGATATGTTGTTGGCAGCTCCTGTTTTATTAACAGGTGGGTACCAAAATAGTCCGTATACCAATGCTGGAAATATTGAGAATAAGGGATTGGAATTTACAGCCAATTATAGAAAAGTGATTAAAGATTTCTCTTTTAATGTTGGAGGAAATATTTCATTCATAAAAAATAAAGTTACGGCATTGGCAGGACAAGGGAGTATTATTCAGTCAGGTCCAGCCCAAGGCTTTAGTAATATTGGTAGAACACAAGTTGGTCAACCTATAGCTTCTTTTTACGGGTATGAGATGTTAGGTATTTTTCAAAACCAAAAAGAAATTGATGAAAGTGCCACATTTGCCAATACCAAACCTGGAGATGTAAAATATAATGACATAAACAAGGATGGTGTCATAGATGATAAGGATAGAACTTTCATTGGATCACCTTTTCCAAAATTTACTTACGGTTTCAATATTGATTTGAATTACAAACAGTTTGATTTTTCTGCATTCTTCCAAGGGAGTCAAGGGAATAAAATCTTCAATGCTAGTTTGTATTATTTAGAAAGTGATTTAGGAACCAATCTAAGTTCGAATATGCTTAACAGATGGACTGGCGAAGGTACTTCAAATTCAGTTCCAAGAGCAACATTCGATAATAACGGAATCAATACCCAACAATCTAGCCGATTTGTAAAAGATGGTTCGTATTTACGTTTAAAAAATATACAGTTAGGCTATACTTTTCCGAAGTCTATTGTTGAAAAGATTGCATTAGATCAATTACGCCTTTATGTAGCGGCTCAAAACTTATTGACATTTACAAAATACAATGGTTTGGATCCAGAAATGGGAGTTGACTCAGCCTTAAGTAGTCCATTGGACATGGGGATTGATAGAGGTAGATATCCTTCGACTAGAACTATTTCTTTAGGATTAGATATTAATTTTTAA